A window of the Hordeum vulgare subsp. vulgare chromosome 5H, MorexV3_pseudomolecules_assembly, whole genome shotgun sequence genome harbors these coding sequences:
- the LOC123395914 gene encoding protein HEAT STRESS TOLERANT DWD 1-like, which yields MARTIKRSRSKKTKGSRKGEASSSSSINPAVASGPAQVWQPGVDALEEGEELQFDPEAYNYLRGFSIGWPCLSFDVLRDQLGLVRSEFPHTLYGIAGTQSQKASWNYAGIFKLSNIKGKKREPIPSSGIDGDDDMDSDSSSDEDDEETNEDTEPILHLQRVAHEGSINRIRSMNQNPHICATWGDTGHVQVWDFSSFIASLEDSETVADKDNGIIHHHVPLKVFSGHKDEGYAIDWSPKVTGRLVSGDCNKCIHLWEPSSSDWSVDTEPFVGHSASVEDLQWNPTEENMFASCSVDGTIAIWDIRQGRKPCYAPVKVHNSDVNVISWNSLAGCLIASGCDDGSISVHDIRAIETGESGKSLVAHFAYHKHPITSVEWSPYEASTLAVSSADNQLTIWDLSLERDAEEEAEFKAKMKEQVNAPQDLPPQLLFVHQGQKDLKELHWHPQIHGMIISTAADGFNVLMPSNIDATIPSAGASITMSM from the exons ATGGCTCGCACCATCAAAAGGTCCAGGTCGAAGAAGACCAAG GGATCCAGGAAAGGCGaggcctcgtcgtcctcctccattAACCCCGCGGTGGCTTCTGGCCCGGCTCAG GTGTGGCAACCGGGTGTCGACGCGCTGGAAGAGGGGGAGGAGCTCCAGTTTGACCCCGAGGCTTACAATTACCTCAGAGGATTTAGCATTGGGTGGCCCTGCTTGAG CTTTGATGTCCTGCGCGATCAACTCGGGCTTGTGCGGTCCGAGTTCCCACATACATTGTACGGCATTGCTGGAACTCAG TCCCAGAAAGCTTCATGGAATTATGCTGGTATTTTTAAGCTTTCCAACATAAAGGGCAAGAAACGGGAACCAATACCATCTTCAGgtattgatggtgatgatgatatggatagtgacagcagcagcgatgaagatgatgaagaaaccAATGAAGATACAGAGCCCATTTTACAT TTACAAAGGGTGGCTCACGAGGGGTCTATAAACCGGATACGCTCCATGAATCAAAATCCACATATATGTGCTACGTGGGGAGACACGGGTCATGTTCAG GTGTGGGACTTCAGCTCCTTCATTGCTTCATTGGAAGACTCAGAAACAGTTGCAGATAAAGATAACGGCATTATCCACCATCATGTACCTCTAAAAGTATTTAGTGGCCATAAAGATGAAGGCTATGCTATTGATTGGAGTCCAAAAGTTACTGGAAGACTAGTTTCTG GTGATTGCAATAAGTGCATTCACCTTTGGGAGCCGAGTTCAAGTGATTGGAGTGTAGACACCGAGCCATTTGTTGGACACTCTGCAAGTGTTGAAGATCTACAG TGGAATCCCACAGAAGAAAACATGTTTGCCTCTTGTTCGGTGGATGGGACGATAGCTATATGGGATATACGTCAAGGGAGGAAACCTTGTTATGCGCCTGTTAAGGTTCACAATTCTGACGTGAATGTAATCTCATGGAATTC GCTTGCAGGCTGTCTTATAGCATCAGGTTGTGATGATGGCAGTATCTCAGTTCATGATATTAGAGCAATCGAG ACCGGTGAGTCTGGTAAGTCCTTGGTAGCACATTTTGCCTACCACAAGCACCCGATTACGTCTGTGGAATGGAGTCCGTATGAAGCATCAACTTTGGCTGTATCATCTGCTGACAATCAACTGAC AATTTGGGATCTTTCGTTGGAAAGGGACGCCGAAGAGGAGGCCGAATTCAAAGCCAAGATGAAAGAACAAGTAAATGCACCCCAAGATTTGCCCCCAcaacttctctttgttcatcag GGCCAGAAAGATTTGAAGGAATTGCACTGGCATCCACAGATACATGGGATGATCATATCCACAGCAGCTGATGGCTTCAACGTCTTGATGCCTAGCAACATTGATGCAACTATTCCATCGGCTGGGGCATCGATAACTATGTCTATGTGA